In Mytilus trossulus isolate FHL-02 chromosome 10, PNRI_Mtr1.1.1.hap1, whole genome shotgun sequence, the DNA window aacagtcatgaccaaaaggctatcaaacaaattcaaacacactgagaaatatttaaccaatcaatgatcactttagaaaaaaaacggttttttataatcttgaagtttatacaaatgttgtaagaataagtgaaaaattgaagatattacaaataatcaaagctggtatacagccaagatccgtataaataaaaaaatgacaaaaaagcattataaacagtattaaTGTCTGTTATAATCTTGTTCATTGTTCTGAGACGTTGGTTAATACCAGGAATAATAATTAGGTGAAATAGAACGTAGGTATCAACAACAGATGGTTTAACACTAGGCTAACACGATACTAGATTCATTCAATATGATAAATTGTTCTTTATGTTAAATAGTCTGGGGCCAGTAACAAGAAGCATTCTTATGTCTTACGAACACATAAAGAGCGTTTTAAGATTTAAGAGTGTAACAAGACCCAACCTCAGACCTATCTTAGAATGATTGACAGctcttaatgttttgaaaaagtgCATGATTTAAAAACGATTCCTAAGTATACCTTAAAGCAGTCTTACTAATTCCAGTAACACAAAATCattcttaaaattttgtcagTTATTAAGTGTTCTTAAAACAAACTTAGCAACTTAGGGATGTACCAAGAAAAATTCGCAATAGCTTCtcctgatatttttttgtaagagTGGTCCCGACAGTAGTGATAGATGAGGAGAATGAGCCTCAAATCTTGGACGCGAGATGCGAGCTGTGCGCATGCGCTGACGCTATATTTGGGCCTTAGCATAGACGCTATAGTTGACTCTGGAATCTGAGGGTATGACTCACAGGCCCTATTTAGGCCATATTTAGGCCTTCGAGCAAACACGAGCGCTATAGTTGCACATGCGCGCGGACGCGAACACTATATTTGGACCTGAAATCGGGACGCGAGACGTTATAGTTGGACCAAGCTACCCTCTACGGTGGACGTTACGTCACACCATTAAAAGTGGACGGTATACCCTCCAAAACGAACGCGAAGTTTTCTTTGCTAAACGCTTAACCAACTCCTAGATAATAAGTCTGCCATAAttctgagagaaaaaaaaatatgctaccTCTTAAATAAGTAACTGCTTATACATGCTCATAACAACTGTAAGAATTCACCAAGATTactatttatataaatcaaGTAAACTGTCAATCAATAGAGTAGGCGGTACTATAAATAGATGCACGTGTAAagataattgaataaaaatgtttgacatcatatatgaaatatttatctttttttttttttttttttttatcttattaacATGATAATCGTGAAACATTCAGTAGTATTGCTTTTCGATTTCTTTCAACCACTTAATTAATATCATATGGCCCTGATTAAAATGACACCTCAAATAATTAGATGAAGAGATAAAGCACAACTGGTGATTAAAAATGAGTATCTTTATACACTTTCTTTTCAATAACATGTTTACCGGTGTACACTATTTTATCTGCTTCTAATTTACGGTCAAAAGCAACAACTATAGAAATATAGTCTGTGACATGAAATATTCATCgtttcacttgtttttataatagaacaagttgcttaaaaaaagataatacgTGAACCTTagaacttttttattataattattaattcaACTGTATAAGAAACTATATATCAGTGTTTTCTTGGCCATGCCTGTGAAGGATGGTAGTTTCTCTTTATTATAAATCAATACAATGTTGGCATGCTGAGAGAAgtattaaatttaaagcaaGCAGAAATTTGTGacctttttcattttcaaaccaTCACTTCTAGATTTctacggacgccatcatgagttggttgaccgttatgtaaTATCCGTtatacagatgatatcggatatgttcctcatGTAATAATTAATATCCCATTCTCTTtacacgaatgtgacctaccgaattagactatttattgGCTTCGTAATAGAATGACCAGCACGACGGACGTCACacgtggaacaggatctgcttacccttccgaatcACCTGAAATCATTAccagtttttagtggggttgGTGTTGCTGTTAACCactatttgtgacatttttgcctattttgtctgttttgttcacacatcgttttcaatataatggaatttgataagactgtcatacaagtgtgaGGTTTAGCGCTAAAACccagattcaatccaccattttttttttacatttgaaaatgcctgtaacaagtcaggaaaatgaccgGTATCggccattcgtttgatgtgttttatcattttattgtaccatttgattagggactttccgttttgaattttcctcggagttcagtatttttgtgattttattttttgttagcaGGCTTCAGACCACAATCAGTTCCCTTTGGTCGTGGTCTAATTATCATATGAGGTATTTAATCGTAAGTATTCTcactactgttttctttgaaatgtttaatatttaaggGGTCCTAtcagttgcatatatattaaaataagtaaaacatgtggggaaaaattattgttgaaagtgaaagAAGTGATTTGgctgaaatgaaaataaggtagAAGTTGGCCACCGTCATTTATTCAagattcaaatcctaccatATGCATGTAAATAGGGCtctcaaaagaaaaagcacTAATGGATTGTCCTGGGACAagcattttttattataataataatggtCTATAAGAAGttaaatcaaggatttgtatagttagaaggttcttactatacaaatccttgattaaatgtatttcatgtttgtttttaattcaatttgacttttattaaaaatgcaTTGTTGCAAAGGGGAAGAATAATGGTGGTCTGAGGCTAGAATTGTAACTGGAAGTATTCTCAGATATGTACCTagcaaaattgagaatggaaatcgggaatgtgtcaacccgaccatagaacagagaagtgtttttttttatgtaaaaatacaCGTCCACGCCCActcttgtttttgttatatgtatttctatttgtatccatctgatgagttaagcctttttcaacgtttttttttaatagtttgtttttataatgtgcTGGTACACCACTGTCTGAGGTGATGAAAGGTTAAAGcactcataaacatgtttataaatatcctttatatttttcgaaaaactaaggattttcttattccaggaatagattaccttagccgtattcggcacaattttttttggaatttaataTCCTCAATGagcttcaactttgaacttgtttggctttatatttcgatatgagcgtcactgatgagtcttatatagacgaaacgcgcgtccggcgtactaaattataatcctggtacttttgataacaattttaccccgccacattattcatgtgcctgtcccaagtcagatgtctgtagttcagtggttgtctttgtttttttttgtcatatttgtgtttcgtaaattgtttattaggcCGTTGTTTCCAATTAAATTTCTTCGTGTCGGGACTTTTATAGCCGACCATACGGTATATGTTTTTCTCATTCTGGAAGGGCTTACAGTTAAGGGAGTATTTAGCACTCACAAAcacgtttaaccccgccacattatttatgtgtctgtcccaagtcatagAATGTTAAGATAAAAGTGAGAAGATGCTCTTAGAACTTGCTTTCAGATAAGAAAGGACAAATGAGGTcacataatttgttttcttgctacctattaaaatacaatacaaacaaattaattttatttattgatatgttCAATAGTATGTTAAAAAtcttgcaaaataaaattaaaaaatacacagaacatttatttgaattccatttttttattacattagttacatatgtaatatataaattaaggaCTTTCACTCAGTCAATACGTTAGATTATACACGTATTCGCATGTATTCACAGTCGGACTTCGTCCTTGGTCAATGTAATCTGAACATGTCAATTATGATAACGTATCGACCTCTTCAAAAatactaaattttgtttaatgctAAGACTTTTCCCCCGTTTTTCTTTTAAGACTCGAAATCCGGAATGAATCCGAGACCGAGTTTAAAACCGAACTTATTATGTGTCGGAAACATCcgttgtaaacaaataaaaagttcatGACATACCAATTAGTAGTTTGTACTTTACGATCATTCTGATGGGATGTTATAACTTCTAAATTTCGGATGGTGTCCTTTCTTTATATTCATGTCACACATAATGAATCGTCTTAATGTACAGTGATGACTTTCACACTCACAGTTATACGATGCGTTTGTTTTGAGCTCATcttattttctgtttgtttgtttggtgataaatatattggAGCATTTGGATTTTCTATATTTGGATTGAGTAACGAACTTTCTAAAGCTTTACTGGATAACTTAACGCATGGATTTGTTGGATATTTCACTTGGGCGATTATAGTAGATTTGTCGGATTGCGGAAAGGACCTGATCGAATGTTCCGGATCTATGATGTTAGCAATGGTGATCGATATAGACCATTTTATTGCTGCAAGATCTATTGAATTGAAGGTATAACTATGCAATGTGAAACTTTAGGTTGAACTCCtctgtatatttaaaataaatccaaTCCAATATTCTACAAATCATGCCAATACTATGTCTCTGGTCTTAATAATCATAgacacaaatacaaatacaaatatttttattggcaCAAACTCATTAACAACAAATGGTTAAGACACATGCACTAGACATGAAGCcacaaacaatttcaaaatgttctgtATGCCCATTCAAAAATAACAGACCATATGCAAAACTCATCGTACTTTCGTCATTATTCAGGTTAATTGCAAGGTATGAAATTAGAAGGGGCCCACAGGCCAAAGGCTCCTGAGAATTTGGTGTGGGCTACTTAAATTTCTGCTTATCTTGTATAGGACTATATATGTTGGCTACAATATTTAAAAGCAAAAGCTGTGGGCTACCTTTGCCAAAGTCTTAAGTTTTCCCCGTCTTAACCGTTAATTAGCCCAATGATTAAGGTATTCGCAAACTTGATGTACATTTGTACCCAAAGTACTTTACTCTACTCCTACTTTAAAATACCATTTccttcagtgtctttaacaaagGGCATGCACGTAGTGGCAAGAAAACAGCTAGCATATCAAACTTCAAAAATTAGATCATTGTGTCTAAAACGATCGTGATACACTGCATAACTTTAAAGAATACACATgatgtatatgtacattgtGTACGAAAGTTGAAATGATACACCAACAACTTTTTAAAGTATTATAACATATTCATGTTAATATTACTACAGAAAGGGTATTTTAGAAAAATACCAGTGCTGACAAAGTAATTAATAATCTCTTCTCAGTATCCGTCCTAAACATGATATACCTGCCTAATTACACCGACGACCGTATACCAACAGAGATGTAGATTGCGGCCAATGTGATACCATGGATACCGGGTAACTTTTCACAAGAGAACAAACGACACAGATATTAAGTTAACAACAATAGGTTATGGTTTAGTTTAACATTAGTTTTATTCTGGCAGATCTAAATAGAGGTTATAAAAGAACTGACCCTAAATAAATTACGACAGAGAAATAAATAATTGCATAAAACTGCATACACCCCGGCAATTGTGAAATATGAACACAAAtccatttgataaaaagaaaagaacacaAACTCGGAATACATGTACACTagctacattttgtacatgtatcaaccTATTGAAATCAGGGGTACTTATCATATGTTGTATATGTGTAGTTGAAGGTGAGTAGTAACTTTACAGACTGAATTTTTcgtatgtacatgtactttagTATGCAGTAATTTAAttcatctttttcattttcttgcAGTCTGCATTGTCACTTCACAACCGACCAATATTCCATGCTTCATCCATTATACCTGTAGCTGTTGGTTGTATTTGGATTATATCACACCTGCGCTCTAACGACATTCTGAAACGTCTTTCATTGATATTTCTCGTTGCGTGGACGTCACATCACGTACGAGACGGCACGAGACGAGGATTATGGTTTCCTCCATTCGGAAGTACTCAGCCTTTACCTAAGACAACATATTTAATTCTGATTATGTGTTTGCCTTTATTATTACGAAGTGTGCTTTATTTGACTGTGCAAAGACAGAGTAACACCAACCCTTCTATACAACGTGAACTGGTAAAAGTGTAACACCTGATTaggtttataaaataaatacagtaTGTTGAATTATCTCAGGTGTGTCAGCAATTcctcaacaaaaaaaatattacacgccatacttaaacatgttttgttactATGTTGATCAGAACTTTTTACTTCTTCTCGTTTTAAAACAGTAATGTTGTAATAACTGCAACTCACGTTATTGAATAACAACAAGTTGAACATACctaatacataacataacaaAGTAGCATAAACTGCCATAGTTTACCATAGTGCAATGCATCAGCGATAGAAATTTGTTTAACCAGTTGTTCTAGCTTTGATGGTTACAATAAGaggattattgcatgaatattgttgtatttttaacttcataaaataaatattacatttacaaaCTCGAGCAATATAAAAACCTACTTCactaaaatacatgtaataaccctaaaatataccaaaaatataaaaaaaagtctgtagTCGAAGAAACTTTTGATTAGATGCTAGTAATAAATTGTATACAGTAGCTGCTCATGTGATTTTCACAGAGACGACTTtccatcaaatacaaaaaaaggtaGAAAGTTagcaactatatatatatatatatttctgtacGACTTTAACAATGACCAAAACCTATACCGCATAGCCAGCAATACAAGATTATTTGACACATCTGCATCGAAGGTCACCGAAATGTGCAAGATGTTGTTAAGTAAAACAACTTCCGTATTAGTATAACTAGCATATTAAAAGCTGTCATTAGAAGACAGCTTTATATAGTTTAGACGTAATGGTCTTATTatcaatgtaatattttttctggacTAATTGGTCATCAATCAATAAAGTAACATCATAGCAGACAAGACCTTTGGTATAGAAATGATTTCTGTCGAGAAAACCTAGCTGAGTTTGGCCCTTGCATGGGGTTGACTGTTGAATGTATGAAAACACATCCGTCTATCCATAATAAACTGAAATGGTGTTTATAAATCAAGCGCCGTAATGCTCTCTAAACTCAGAGCAACACGGCCGATAGCTCTTCCGAGAGAACCGTTATGACGGCTATGCTGAACTCTATATCTACCTTGTCTATGTTGCTTTCACAAGTTGCAGTCAAAATTTCATCAACCCCCTTTGAAGGTGCTTCCACACGTTATACCGACAAATCGTAacgcatgaaatatttccaCTTTTACGTTATATGGACATTCAATCGatggaaaatgataaataaagtagCTACTGCTATTGCTGTATTACGTCAGAAGGTAAGGactaatatttgtaatttacgACTTTCTCAAATTTATGATATATCTATACAAAGAAGTCTCATGTTATATCcaattgtattgtttttaaatgtgttcGTATACACGACAGGTATAAAGCATGATATGTTATAACCAAATTATGTCCAACAAATAATAGGAAAATCATATCAAGGTGGGGAACAAATTATGAGTACGAAACAAGATAGCATGGGCATGGGAGGACTTATGTCGCACTATTGGAGAATTGTGGGTGGTATGGATCTTCTTATATCTTAATAATTAATCAGAACAATTAAGAAAGGTACAGTGTAGAGGTTattacggaagcgtattagggacatttaaaaaataaatttggcagtgaaatttatttcaaagtcgaaattttgacatttcaaatctcaaaatttcgactttaactcgaaattttaacttttcttatcttgaaattttgaccttctaaaatcttgaaatttcgactttttttttaactcgaaatttcgacttcttttaaaatcaaaatttcgacttctttttaactcgaaatttcgactttttcttaactcgaaatttcgacttcttttaaacccaaaatttcgacttttttaaaactcagtATTTATACGTTTGCGATTACCACATTCACAGTCATTTATATCAGCGAGGCGGAGAGCcatatacatcataaacttcataagcatattttaataaactaaaccattttaaagagattatttaattttagatagAAAATCTTGTTCTtgccaaagaataaacaaaatatgtttcaggttcaaatacatatttcaagTCTGGACTTCAGATATGTGTACCAAGACAACCCCGCTATTCCGACACACCTATATTACGACATTCTTTTACTCAACAGTCTAATATATAAAGACAAGGGTTAATAGTTGTGTTATAAGAATACAAACTtccaaaactagaaaaaaaaactgacggCAGCTCATTGTTCATTCTGAATATGCATGGCATTTTTGGCTACTTGATCTACCATTGTTTAAACAAGGCAAAGTCAGTGACTTGCTATTGGTATACCAAACAGGCCTTTGAAACTGTGATGCTAAATGTTCTCAGACCTAATGATCCTATGACAGTGTCGTGGAAACTAAAACATGgaatatgggggggggggggggggggggggggggactcTGTCAACATGCATGTTCTTTAcgaatgatttcttcaatattaAATGCTAATCCATATCTTAATTTAAGTACAAAACCAGTTTCTGGATATAAATTGCCAAAATGTGTGGATGACGCTTAAATAATTTGCGTCCATGTCTACTCCTTCTAAAATTGTAATCACTGTGaatgaatactaaaatttttcGAGATTTCAACAGTGGAAATTTTGAGATCAAAGTCGAAATTacgatttaagaaaaaaaagtcgaaattttgagtttacaaaaagtcgaaattttgagtttagaataagtcgaaatttcgagttttaaataagttgaaattttgagtttaaaataagttgaaatttcgagttttaattaagtcgaaatttcgagtttaaaaataggtcgaaatttcaagattctagaaagtcaaaatttcaagattttggaaagtcaaaatttcaagttgtagtcaaaatttcgggatttgaaaagtcaaaatttcaagttgttgtcaaaatttcaggatttgaaaagtcaaaatttcaagttgtaGTCAAAATTTTAGtgatttgaaatgtcaaaatttcgactttgaaaaaaaagttcactgccaattttattttttctatgtccctaatacgcttccgtaggtTATCCCTTTTCTTCATACAGTATACATGCACCTCTGCAAAATAAGcaaaattattcaaacatttgaaCTTTAAATTCTTTATGATAAGGATAAAATGAATAACTTATCCATAATTCATAATGTAAGTCGAGAAAAGCCTTGTATTCTAATAAagacttttgaaattttacaactttgaaaTATAGTAATGATAAAATCCGTACCATTTAAATGCAAATGATTAAGTCAGGTTGAAAGACAGTATATAAAAGACTGTATAGATTTTGATAGATAATAACCTTAAGGTGTTGATCAATAAAGTTAGCCTTATTTCAACACATATGTCATCTTTTtcaatcaaatataatataGCTACAAATAACGTATG includes these proteins:
- the LOC134686612 gene encoding transmembrane protein 267-like — encoded protein: MTFTLTVIRCVCFELILFSVCLFGDKYIGAFGFSIFGLSNELSKALLDNLTHGFVGYFTWAIIVDLSDCGKDLIECSGSMMLAMVIDIDHFIAARSIELKSALSLHNRPIFHASSIIPVAVGCIWIISHLRSNDILKRLSLIFLVAWTSHHVRDGTRRGLWFPPFGSTQPLPKTTYLILIMCLPLLLRSVLYLTVQRQSNTNPSIQRELVKV